ATAAAAGCATCTACATCTTTTAAATTTTCTGATTCCAAAAGTTCTTGTTCTGTACCATCTCCATTTATAATAATGGCTTCTGGCAATGTTTCATTTAAATCTTTACATTTATCATAGCTTTTTTCTACTATTTTTATTGTTGCACCAACTTTATTAATCAATTTAGTAAGATAATAAGTTATTCTTCCTCCTCCTACTACCAATACATTTTTGATTTTATTTTTATGCTTTCCTAAATACTTTAAAAATAATGTAATATTTTCGTGATCTCCTATAACATATACCTTATCATTATTTTTAAGTATAAAATCTCCTGTAGGCATAAACACCCTATCATTTCTTTCAATAGCACAAAACAATATAGAGCATTTTTTAAAATCAATATCAGAAATAGCCTTTCCTGCTATAAAATCTTCCTCTCCCAATCTGAAACTAACTAAATCTACTTTACCTTGAGCAAAATTTTCTACACTAGATACTGTTGGAAATTTTATAAGTTGTGCAATTTCAAGAGCTGCTTCTTTTTCTGGATTAATAATCATATCAATCTCTAGCTCTCTTTTTAGCATTGTAAGTTCTTCTGCATACTCAGGGTCCCTAATTCTTGCTATAGTGTGCTTTGCTCCAAATTTTTTAGCTGCTAAACAACAAAGCATATTCCTTTCATCACTATTAGTAACTGCAATTACTACATCCGCACTACTGACTTCAGCCTCTTTAAGTACATTCACCCTTGTGCCATTGCCTCTAATACACATTACATCAAGGCTGTCCATAGCCTTTTGGAGCGCTTCAGCACTTTTATCAATAACAATTACATCATTGTCTTCTTGACATAAATGTTTTGCTAAAGTGTACCCCACCTTTCCATTTCCTACAATTATAATATGCATTTTATTTTACCTGTCCTTTCACAAATTAGAGATATTATAATAAAAATATGATTAAAAATACGTTAATTTATAGTCTTAATTTTTCTTAAATTAACCCTATATTCACCACTATAATAAATAGTAATATATTGTATATTTC
Above is a window of Clostridium sporogenes DNA encoding:
- the trkA gene encoding Trk system potassium transporter TrkA, producing the protein MHIIIVGNGKVGYTLAKHLCQEDNDVIVIDKSAEALQKAMDSLDVMCIRGNGTRVNVLKEAEVSSADVVIAVTNSDERNMLCCLAAKKFGAKHTIARIRDPEYAEELTMLKRELEIDMIINPEKEAALEIAQLIKFPTVSSVENFAQGKVDLVSFRLGEEDFIAGKAISDIDFKKCSILFCAIERNDRVFMPTGDFILKNNDKVYVIGDHENITLFLKYLGKHKNKIKNVLVVGGGRITYYLTKLINKVGATIKIVEKSYDKCKDLNETLPEAIIINGDGTEQELLESENLKDVDAFIALTDRDEENIVASLFALNEKVHNVITKITRVNYNNIVKNIGVESVISPKTLTANKIITYVRGLKNKKGSFIENLYKIVGEQAEAVEFAANNTTKCLNISLKDIKIKKGVLIAAIVRNKDIIIPNGDDCIKAGDSVIIVTERNNIIDINNILDGGSLI